Genomic segment of Mucilaginibacter sabulilitoris:
TTGCTGCTGAGCGTACCAGATTGCGTCGCTTTGTCAAATAGCCTGTGCTTGGCAAAGGCCCCCACAAAGATCAGGATGACTAACGGCACTATTAATTTTAATTTTTTTGATCTGCTCATTATTTGTTGCAAATAATAACGCAAATTAACCAAAATATTATGAAGATCGCATTAATTAAATGCGCCTAAGGGATAAACAATGAGGGAATTGATTAACTGAAAAGGTAAAATTGAGGGTTGTCGGCCACCAGTCTTCAGGCAGATTCAAACGCATGCAAAAGCGTATTATGCTGAAAGATCTCTGTTACCGACCTGTAATCGGCAAGATCAAGTTCCTGTACATATCTGCAATTGCAGGGATGGCCAGGAGCTATAAAAACCGGCATATCAAATCCCGATTGCTGATAATAAGGTGTTATAAATGCCTGAACGGGCAGGCTGTTTGCAACGGTGATAATATCAGGAGTTAATTTATTCAGCGGCTTTAGCAGCAACTTTATTTCGCAAACTTTAAAATCGTCGTAAAGCGGCAGCCAGCGGTTTACACCTTTGATACTAACTAATATGCCGTTTTGCTTAACTCCCATAAGGGTGCCAAAGGATATTTCATTATTTAAAAGGCTGTTGATCATTACCTGTTGCCCAATATAGCGGCTAAATATAATGAGCTGGTCTGCTGTGCTAATTAAATCCATATTGCTAAAAATATTAGCAATTATAATAAATTTTATATTGATTTTTATAAGTGTTGATTGATTTTTGAACAGGAAACATTGCCAATTAAAAGTCTTTTAAAAGGAAAGTCATCAAGTTTAAGTGATATAGTAACATTATCAAGGGAAATTTATTTTTAAAAAATATTTGCGTAACTCAGAAGTTACATTTACATTTGAGTAACTTAAAAGTTACCTATTATGGCAAAGATTATTAAACACCAATTTTCCTTCTCTCATCCGGTTGAAATGGTTTGGGAGTACCTCACGAAATCTGAACTGATGGAGCAATGGCTCATGAAAAATAATTTTCAACCCATCATCGGGTTTGACTTTCAATTTAGAACCGGGCCCATACCCAGCCTGGATTTCGATGGTATCTTTTACTGCAAAGTATTAGAGATAGTACCATTTAAAAAACTTTCCTACTCCTGGAGGAGCGGTCCCGGTGGGGGTGAAATTTCGCTTGATTCTGTAGTGATATGGAAATTGGAGCCGAAGGATAAAGGCACTGAGCTTTTCCTGGAGCATAGCGGTTTCGCCAAAAAAGAAAACCTGGATTTTTACAATGGTTTGCTCCAGGGCTGGGTGGAAAAGCTCGAAAATATTAATAAACTTTTAAACGCCAAACAACATGGCCATACCAACGCTTGATGTATTCCAAGTGATCGGGGATCCCAGCAGGAGAAAGATGCTGATGATGCTGTCGGCTAATAGTCTTACAATCAATAGCCTTGCAGCTAATTTCGATATGAGCCGACCTGCCGTATCAAAGCACATTAAGATATTGGAAACAGCCGGGTTTATTTCCATCCAGGATATGGGCCGGGAGCGATATTGCACGCTGAAAAAGGAAGGCTTCGAAGAACTGCAGGCCTGGCTCTCGTATTTTGATGAGTTCTGGGCATCGAAACTGAAAAAGTTAGAAACCTTATTAAATAACAAATTACCTAACTAAAAAAAACAAAAAAAATGACTACACCAGATTTTAACACTACATTTTCGGTAGATAACACCCCTAAAGAAGTATTTAATGCGGTGAATAATGTACGCGGGTGGTGGTCCGAAAGGATTGATGGCGGTACAGAGCAACTCAACGATGAGTTTACCTACCAGCGTTGGGAGCTTCATAAATGCACCATGAAATTAATAGAAGTAATACCCGACAAAAAAGTAGTTTGGCAGGTACTGGACAACTATTTCAGTTTCACGGAAGACAAAACAGAGTGGATAGGTACAAAGATCAGCTTTGATATTTCTGAAAAGGACGGAAAAACGCAGCTCCTTTTCACCCACTGGGGGCTGGTTCCGGCATATGAATGTTATGATGTTTGCTTTGATGCGTGGAGCAGCTATATTAAGGGTAGTTTGCAAAACCTTATCACTACAGGTAAAGGCGAACCTAATCCCAGGGTAGAATAAATAAAATACAGGTATAACATCCTTTAAAACAAAAAAACCGGATCACGATCCGGTTTTTTTGTTTTAAGCTTTCAAGGCCTTAACTTAATGGCCTTGCCTTTAAAAGAACCTCTTTATCCAATTTTTTTTATTTGACAATTGGTTCAAGCGCGGGTTTTAAAGAATCGGTTTTAACCAGATCTATATCGGGCTTTGATATATCAGTAAGCGCAACCCGCCCGCGGTCTTTACGCAGGATGCGGTTAAATAATGAAATTTCACGATCAAACAGGAAACGTAAAAATAGCTTGGTCCATGAGGTATGATAGTAAAGTGTATCATAATACTCGGGCGCTGTTTTCTTTATTTGTGGAAGTTTATTCCAGGGGATAGAAGGAAAATCATGATGCTCATTATGAAAGCCCACGTTAAAGGCTACTACGTTAAAATTGCCATAATAGCTGTATGTTTCCTGCTCCACACTGTGGGTGAGGTAATGTTCCTGAACCCAGCGGGCACCAAGCGGGTGCAGGCCAACCGAAAAAGAGAAACTTAACAGTAAAAACGCCACGGCCGGCCAACCCATAAAATACCATATAGCAGTTGTAAATACAGCTTGCAGTACAAAGTTGGTAACTATCCAGCCATCAATAGGGTGAATTTCTCTGAGCCTTGATAAGCGGAAAATTTGAAAAACAGGGAAAAACAGCAGCCAAAGCGCTTTGCCAAAAAACGAATTATTGATCAGTTTGGCTTCCCATTTGTTCGGTAAATCTGCGTCAAGTTCATGTACTCCCTGAAAAGAGTGGTGTTTGATATGATATTTTTCAAAGGATATGGCGCTTGGCAATATCTGCGGTAAATTGGCAAACATAGAAGCCCAGCGGTTGGCGTTACGATTTTTGAACAACAACTGGTGGGTACACTCATGTATCATTACAAACAAAGCATGATCGGCAAAGGCACCTAATAAGTAAGCTGCACCAAAAATCAGCCACCATGATTGGTCGCGCAGAAACCAGGCTAAAACTACCTGGAAAGCCACTAAACCTATAATTGCAAATATGGTATTGGGGTTTTTACCTATCAGCTTTCTGAGCTCGGGAAATTGCTTTAAGATTTTTTTAGTACGAATGCGATGAGGTTCAGACTCCTGGGAATAAACAAAATCAGTTTTCTTAGTCATATAAATTGTAAACGTTAAAGATAACAATAACGTGTTGAAAATATCATTTTTTAGTAAAAAATTATCATACAAAGCAAAAACTTCATAAACATTTCACGAATATTTTATATAAAAATGCTTATGGATACTTGAAAACCAATACCTTAAAATTGTTTGGGAGGGGTTTTCGGGTGCCTTGTTCAAACTGTGCCGAACTTAAATAAATTTTATGAGATTATAATTTTCCATCACTGAACTATGGGCAGCCTGGACTAATTTAGCAGCACAAGACAATAAATTTAAAAGTTGAGCTGAACCGAATAATTAAGCCAAAACAGATTTACTACAGAATAGGTAAGCAAATTAGCACGTTAATTGTACAATTATAGCATCAGTTATTAATTTAAAATCAGCGAAACTATGTGGTGGATATACGCCTTACTATCAGCACTTTTTGCTGCACTTACCGCAATATTTGCCAAAGTAGGCATAAAGGGGGTGGATACCGATCTGGCTACTGCTGTCCGTGCCGTGGTGATATTGATACTGGCCTGGGCCATTGTATTGTTTAAAGGTAATAACAACGGTATAAGTGGCTTAACCAAAACCAATTGGACATTCCTTATACTCTCGGGCTGTGCCACCGGGCTTTCATGGATATGCTATTTTAAAGCGCTGCAATTGGGGAAAGTGTCGCAGGTGGCACCGGTTGATAAATTGAGCGTGGCGATAGCTATAGTGTTGTCGGTTTTGTTTCTGGGAGAGCCACTTACCTTCAAAACCGCGTCGGGAGCCCTGCTCATTATCGCAGGTACTATAGTGCTTATATTTTAATATTATGGCAATCGTTATGCTAATTTATTAACCTTTTTGTAACAAATACACAACAATTCATAAAATTCAATATTTATCCAATCTTTCTTTTCAAATTCGCAGCTTAAAGCCCTGTTGAATCAATGAAAGCCATTTATATCCTGTTTCTGTTTACTTTTTTTACTGTATGCGTACAAGCTCAGGTTAATCCCGCCGCCAAGGGTAAAATAAGCGGTAAGGTTACTGATGCTGCTACCAAACAGCCTGTAGACTATGCAACAGTATCTGTCTATAAGCAAGGTAGTACATCGCCTTTTAATGGCATCAGTACCGATCCTAAGGGACGTTTTACAGTGGATAATATACCAGACGGAGAATATAAGGTTACGGCCGATTTTTTAGGTTATCAGCGTAGCATCATTGAGCATGTAATTGTTAAAAATGGCGCCAGCACAGTAATAGGTGAAATACTGCTGGCTCCTGTACCGCACCAGTTAAAAGGTGTAACTATAGTTGCTAAAACCCCAACTGTTGAAAACAGGATAGACAAAATGGTTTATAACCCTCAAAATGACCTGAGCGCGCAGGGTGGGGTGGCTATTGATATCTTAAAAAAAGTACCGCAGATAACCGTTGACATTGACGGCAATGTGGAACTGCAGGGTAATTCCAATATTCGGTTTTTAATAAACGGAAAGCCCTCCAGTATTTTTGGGGCCAGCCTTGCTGATGCACTTCAGAGCATACCGGCCAGTCAGATCAAGAGCATAGAAGTAATTACAAGTCCTGGGGCCAAGTATGATGCGGCCGGAACCGGTGGTATTGTGAACATTATTTTAAAGGATAGCCGGGTAGAGGGGGTAAACGGAAGTGTTAACCTATCGGCAGGTACCCGCCGTGAAAACGGCTCGTTTAACCTCAATGTGCGTAAGGGAAATTTTGGCGTAAACGCTTTTTTTAGCGGTAATGCCCAGCTTAACAGTAACTCGCCAAACACGCGTAACCGTACTTCAACAGATTCAGCGCATAATACCACAACCCTATTTCAACAGGGCAGCAGTAATTTTACCCGCAACGGGTATGAATCGGGCTTAAACCTTACCTGGAATATCAGCAAGCATGATGATCTTACCGGCTCTATCGGGTTTAATCATTTCGGTAATCATGGCAATGGCATTACCAACCAGGATCAAAGACAAGTAAACGCGCTCGGTGAGGAAATATCCGACTTTAAAAGCATCCGTAACTCAAGCAGTAAGTTTAACGGTACATCAACAGATGTAAGCTTAAATTATAAAAAGACATTTGAAAAAGAGGGGCAGGAGCTTAATGTGTTGTACACCGAAAGTTTTGGCCGCAATACTTTCAGCTCTTTTCAGCAGCAGGATTATTTAAACGCAGACATACCATCGTCAGGTATATCAAATAATAACCCCGGTAAAGACAGGGAAACCAATATTTCTGTCGATTATACTCACCCTGTAAGTAAAAGCTTTACCATTGAAACCGGCGCCAAGCTCGACTTTAATAACATTAACAACAATATTATAACCGACACTTTACAAGACGGCGTGTTTGTGCCTAATGCCAATCAAACTTATGGCTTTTCATATCACCGTAAAATATATGCCTATTATTTGTCGGCCACCACATCGGTGTTTAATAACTTTCTGGATATAAAGGCCGGTTTGAGGGATGAGTACACCACCACTAAAGCTGATTTTGAGGGTACAAACATCCCCAATTATAATATACTGGCGCCATCATTGGTTTTATCTCATAAGTTGGGAAACAGCCAGTCTATCAAAATAAGCTATACCCGGCGTGTGCAGCGCCCCGATTATGGCGACCTGAACCCCTTTTTAAATATCAGCGATCCGCATAACATCAATACCGGTAACCCTAACCTTAAGCCCGAGCTTGGCAATAATTTTGAACTCGGTTACAATAAATCATTTGATAAAGGAGCAAACATTAATATAGCCGCGTTTTACCGCCACAACACCAATGATATACAGCAGTTCACCACTTTTTATGATTCGCTTGTAGTAAATGGTGTTACTTATTCGCAGGTATCATTAAGCCAGCGGTATAACCTGGGATCACAAACACGCGAAGGCATTAACCTGTATGGTTCAGTACCTATTACGGACAAGTTGAGCGTACGCTCAAATATGTTCTTTTCTGCGCGTACCAGCAATAATCCGGGCAGCAAGAGCGTAACCGGTTTTTCTTACCGTATTAACATGAATGTGCAGTATAATTTTGGGCATGACCTGAGCGCCGAGTTTTTTGGTAACTACAGGTCATCGCAAAAAGACATTCAGGGAACCGACCCTAAATTTGTGTTCTACAACATTGCTATGCGTAAAATGATCCTGAATAAAAAATTCAGCTTTGGGCTTACGGCGTCAAATCCGTTTGCCAATTTTGTTGGCCAGCGTTCAACAACATTTGGCAGCAACTTTAACCAGGTAAACATCAGGCAGGTACCTATACGTTCATTTGGTATAAGCCTGAGCTACAAATTTGGCAAGCTCGACTTTAAGAAGGATGACAGAGATAACAGGGACAATAAAGACGACGATACGAATAACAGCCCCGATACACCTCCTTTAGAAAAACCTAAAGACAATGCAGGCAGCAATGGCGGCGGTAAAAGTAAATAATAAAAAAGCGATGCTGAAATAGTTCAGCATCGCTTTTTTATTTGGCAGATGATAAAATGGATTTATACTATTAACCGTTTTTTATCAGGATGCTTTCAATAATAAGCGTGGCATCTTCGCAGCTGTCTGTAGCGGTTTCCATCGCCATAAAAACATCGGTATATTTTATAAGCTGTATGGCATCGGTTTCATTGGCCAGCAGATCGGCAAAAGCTTCGTTATAAACGGTATCAGCCTGATACTCCAGTTTTTTGATGCTGCTGCAAAGCTCAAATATATGAGCCGAGTTACCCAGGTTGTTCATGGCATTGATGGCCTTTTGCAATTCGGTACTTGTTCGGAGTATGAGGCTTGCCAGGCTAATAATAGGTGGGGTTATCTGTGGCACATCGTACAGGTGTATTCTGCGCGAGGCCATGGCAATACTATCGGCAACATCATCAATGGCGGCAGCCAGGTCGCACATGTCCTTGCGCTGAAATGGAGATACCAGTTGTTTACCCGACTCTGAATAAACCTGGTGAGTAACCTCGTAACTCTTGATCTTTAATTTATCAATATGGGTAAAATTGTACTTTTGCTCAAAAATATCCTTAGAGTTTACGGCAGTATTTAACAGAGTTGCCATTTCAACAACATTGGCCGCAATCCTGTTAAACAAATCATAAAAAATTTTATTAGAGTTAGGGAGTATCGACATAGTTAAATCTTTATGATCCTGTTCTTTAAATATTGGTGTAATTAAAATACTGTATATTAGTTTCTTAACTTAATTAAACCATTGATTGTATCGCCGATAAATGTAGATATTAATTTGCTGTTAAAAGTCACGCTATTGTTAATGTAGTGTTAATTAAATATTATCAAATGGTTGGCTTATCTTTGCTGCATGTCTAAACACCATTTGCCTACTTATGCTATTGTTGAATTATTGATAAGGCTATCGCAATATAATTACCTCATTGGCGACTATAAAAACCATAGTATTTTTGATAAAGGTGTTATGGTTAAAACATCGGGAGGGAGCATTAATTTCCCTGCGAATATAATTATGAAGCAATTTGAAAATCCCGAGTCAATTACTGATAACGAACTTGCAGACATGGCATTGCTTTTTAAAGCATGCTAACCAGGTTCATCCCAGATATATTTCTCTTAAAATTCTGTGTAACATTTAAGTCTGGATAAAACAATATGCCCGTCCTTGTTATTATAGTTACACAAGCTCATTATACATGAAACCCGCTGATAGACATTATAAATTTATAAACAGTAAAACTGGTTATGTAATTTATTATCACTCCATAAGCAGTGAACGTTCTGCCGGGGAGATCAGGGCCGAATTGCAGGAAGTAAAAAACAAGGTAGCTATTCAAAATGGCATTTATTGCGAAACCATTTACTGGGAAGAGATCAGAGAAAATGCTGATCAGCAATAGTGCATACTTGCAAAAAAATAAAAAACCCCTGCCTTGCGGCAAGGGTTAAAAAAAACCACAACAATTGTTTAACCTTAAGGCTATGAAACCCTAAGGTCAATTCCTAACTGCAATGTGGCTTTCTTATAATATAACGCTTCTGTATATCAATTAGTTTCAATTGTCTGGAATATTTATTTTCTGATGTGTTAAATTCACTTTTATTTATCATGACAGTGGATAATCAAATAAATTTCATCTTATATTTATACAATAAAATATGAAAAATATGAGAAGAGTATTTCAACTAAAAGCAGCAATGCTTGTAGCAGTTGCGCTTTTAACAGCAACTTTTGCGCAAGCACAAAACAAAAAGCCGGCAAGCCCGCATGATAGCACAACTGCGGTGGTAGCAGGTTCAACCATTAAAATTAAATACGGCAGTCCTTACGTAAAGGGCCGTAAAGTATTAGGCGAACTGGTGCCTTTTGATAAGGTATGGCGTGCCGGTGCAGATTCGGCTACCAGCATTACTACCAGCAAAGCCATAAAGGTAGAAGGTAAACCGCTTCCGGCAGGTAGATATGCATTTTTTGTTATCCCGTCTGCAAGCGGCACATGGACACTTATTTTCGACAAAAATCCGAAGCAATGGGGCGCATATACCTACAAAGAAAGCAACGACCAGCTAAGGGTTACTGTTAAAGGAAAAACCGCTCCAAAACAGGAAAGCCTTACCTATGCTATCAATAAAACAGGTTTCAATTTAAGATGGGATACATTTGAAGTACCTGTTTCTATCAAGTAAAGATTTTTTAATTAACCTGATCGCATTAAAGCCCCCTGAATTGGGGGCTTTTTTTATAATGAAGAATCATTACTGCTATTAGCGGGAGTATTATTTTAACAAACAACTATTACTTCTATATTTACGCAACCAATGCGTTATAACCCCGCTACAAAAATTTTATTAAAACGAATAGCTGCCATATTATTATTAACACTGGCTGTTTTTATGCTGATGCAATGGGCAAATTACCCGTCATCTGTTGAGCGGTATTACTCCGGCGGTTTTTATATATTCATTTGCAGTGTATTTCATCCTGTTTTAAACTTATTTCCGTTTAGTATTGGCGATGTGTTATACATCGCGGTTATAGCTTATTTAATTTATAAGATGGTTGGGCTTTTTAAACTGCTTTTTAAAAAACAGTTTAAAATAATAGGGATGCAATTATTAGGACTGGTTATAGGCGTTGAGGTAGGCATATTAGCTTTTTATCTTTTCTGGGGTATGAATTATTTCAGGCCATCAGCTGCCGAACGATTAAATTTGAGAGATACCTCCTTTACCACTGCCGATCTGAGAGCCGTAACCAAACTGCTTATTGATAGTGCTAATATTACCAGGGCACGCGTTACTCATGCCGATATGGCCCAAACAAACAGTACTATTTATCAAACTGCCGTACAGGCTGTAAAATCGCTCTCAACAGATTCTGTTAGTTTTCGTTCGTATCATCCCGATATTAAGCCTTCGCTGCTAACATTTTTGCTCAACTATATTGGTACATCGGGATATTATAATCCTTTTACCTCCGAAGCGCAGATCAATTACCAGATGCCGGTTTTTAACCGGCCGTTTGTGGCCTGCCACGAAATGTCGCACCAGATGGGGTACGGAGCCGAGGATGAAGCTGATTTTGCTGGTTTTATAGTGGCGGTTAATTCTCGCGACAGGTTGCTGCGTTATTCGGCATACCACCTGGCAGTTAGCGAGTTTATGTACTCATTAGGCCGGCGCGATACTATAGCTTATAAAGAATTAAAAGCCGGCATTTCAAAAAATGTACGCCATGATTTTAAAATAGAGCACGACTACTGGCTATCATACCAGAACAAGCTGAGCGCCATAAGCAGCGTTTTTTATGATAATTTTTTGAAGGCCAACAACCAACCCGGTGGACTTGAAACATATAACCGCATGGTATTGCTGGTAATGGCCCTTGAACGGAAGTACTGGGTTAATTAGAGAACGCGTTATACAGAAGTTGAGTAGCAGCCAATAAACTAAAATAAAAAATGCGTTCCGTATCTCACCCCGGAACGCATTGCAATACCATCTCAAACGATATTGTATCAACTAAATCTCAGATATCATGCTTATGAGTACCCAAGCTCTTCTATATTTACCGATGAACAGCATCCGTAAACAAATTTTTTATCTTGTACCTGTATAGCTATATTGAGTTTAATCAGTCAACTCAAACTTCAATTATGAATAATTGAATAGGAACGCAGGTCTGTTATAAATATTATCTGATTAAGCGTCAAATTTACTGTTATTATTAAAATGCTATTTACTTTTCACATCCAAAAGGCCTGTTTAACAGGTAAAAATATTGTTACCGGGCGATAGTGCTAAGATTTTTTTCCGTTTAACGCCTCGCAATTGAAATATTTTTAATTACCCAACCTGTGAAAAAACTTTCACATGGCGGTAGTTAGGAATACCCCGGCCTTTTTATCGGAGAGTTAAAAATGTGATAGAAGTGGCGTTAAGACATGGTAAATACGGCCCCGGAATGGTTATTATGCCGGATGCTTTGCCCGTGGCATCAGGTTTGATTTACTTAATAAACAAAGTGTACTCATAGTATAAAATGAAAAAATATCTTCTGATCGCCTTGCTGGCTTTTTGTTGTGCCAATTTGTTTGGTCAAAGTATCACTATTAATGATCTTACCAACATATCCAATCTCCCAAATGACGAAGCGCATAACTATCTGGTATTAGGCAAAGGTTTCAAAAAGGAGTACCTGCAGGATGTAAACGGCAATACCCTGGAGTACCTGCACAAGATTGGCACCAATAAAAAAGAAGAAACCGTAATTATAGGCGTGGGCACCAAACTCAGCAATGGCAGTACACTGCGCACGGTTACCTATAAATCACAAACCACGCAGCATTTATTTAACTTAATAACCCAGGCAAAAAGCGCAGGGTTAAAAATGAATATCCAGGGAGCCGATGCCATCAATAACATTTACCTGTTTGACAATAACTTTTTTCATATCAGCATTTTTGTGAACCGCGATAATACATTTGGTTCGGTAGAAGTAAAACAAAAGGAGTTTTTAGGTTTTGATTAACCTATAGGCGATAATTGACCTGTACTTTCTCATTAAAATGCAGCAGGGCTTTATTATATTGCATAACCAATTTATAAAGCTTATGAAAACCATTAGCCGGAAAAAATTTCTGACTACTGCCGCGCTTGCCACTGCCGGCATTCCGTTTGGTCTGAACGCCATGGGTAAGGATACCACTAACCCACTAACGCTAAACGGTAGAGGAGTTAACAATTCTACTCCTGCCGAAAAAATTAAGGTTAGCATATTCTCCAAACACCTGCACTGGCTTAATTATACCGATATGGCCGCGTTGGCGGCCGAAATGGGCTTTGATGGGGTTGACCTTACCGTACGTCCGGATGGCCATGTGCTGCCTGAAAATGTTGCCATCGATTTACCCAAAGCGGTTGCAGCTGTTGACAAGGCCGGCTTAAAAGTGTACTCCATAGTAACCAATATTAAGCAACCCGATGAAAAACACACGGTGGATATTTTAAAAGCTGCATCGGCATTGGGTATAAAATATTACCGCACCGCCTGGTTCAATTATAACAATGCCATCAGTGTGCCCGAAAATTTGCAGGTTATCAGCAAACAACTATCGGGTTTGTCAGCCTTAAATAAGCAATACCATATTCATGGCGCATACCAAAACCATTCCGGTAATCTTTTCGGGGCATCCATATGGGATCTGTGGCTGGCACTGAAGGATCTTGATCCGGCTTTTATTGGCTGCCAGTACGATATAAGACATGCTACAACCGAAGGGGCGGATACCTGGGCTACCTCCATACAACCGCTGATACCTTATATTAAAACTACCAACGTCAAAGATTTTTATTGGGAGAAAAAAGATGGAAAATGGGAGGTAAAGAGCGTTCCGCTGGGCGGTGGAATGGTTGATTTTAAAAAGTATTTCGGAGTTATAAAGCAAAATAATATAGGAGGTCCGCTTAGTTTACATTGCGAATATGATGCCCTGGGTGGTGCGCAGGATGGCGCTAAGCAGATCTCCATCAGCAAGCAAGCGTTTACGGCTGTAGTTCAAAAAGATCTGGCTACCTTAAGAGGTTGGCTAAAAGATAACGGGTTGTGATTTTATATAATTTATTCCTTTCTAAAGCCGGTGTGTCATTGCTTCATACCTCACCCACACAATTATCTATTTTTTGATTGCAAAACAAACAATTTGCATTTATAACAAGTTTGTTACTATATTTAGTAAAAGTAATGCAGCCGCTTTTATCCCCAATAAAACCCCTGCGTACCTTAACCAATTAACCTTTAAAAAAAAGAAAGGAGAAAGTAATGAACTTAGTTCATAAAATTGAAAACTGGGGCGATACCCATCACCCTAAAATTCTTGATTTTGTGCGTATAGCACTTGGTGTATTTTTGCTGCTGAAAGGTGTAGCTTTTATGGAGAATACCTCATACCTTAAAAGCCTTATTGACAGTCAGGATGTAGTAGATCTCTCGCCTTTGGTATTAATGATCCTGGTGTATTATGTAACCTTTGCCCATATGGTAGGGGGGATACTGATAGCTTTAGGCATATTAACCCGGCTGGCATCTATTATTCAGATACCGATAGTTTTAGGAGCGGTATTTTTAACCGGTATTTTCCAGGAGCCCATTAATGCCATGGCCTGGCCATCTGTTACAGCGCTTATACTATTGGTGCTTTTTACTATTATAGGTTCGGGACCAATATCGCTGGATAAATATCTTTCAGAGTAAGGATTGTGAGTGAAACTCACAATCCTATGTTAATATCCTATAGCCTGCTCATCTATATAACACCATAACCAGCGTTCGCCGGGTTCGGCCGATATAACTACCGGGTGGTTGCTCGCCTCAAAATGTTTGGTCATGTGTGTATTGGGCGAACTATCACAGCAAAGTGTAACCCCGCAGGTTTGACACGTGCGCAGGTGCATCCACGAGGAATGTGTTTTTACACACTCCTCGCAAACGTATTCTCTTGGCTGTTTGATATTGGTAACGGCAGCTAAATGCCCGCATACTTCTTCTTCCGTCATGTTAAACTTCTGCTAAATATTTATGTACAAAACTAATGGCCATGGAGCCTTCGCCTACAGCAGATGCAACACGGTTCATGGCTCCTGCACGTACATCGCCAGCGGCAAATACGCCCGAGCAACTGGTTTCTAATAAAAACGGATCGCGTTTAAGCTTCCATATCTTACCGAAACCTTCGTAGCTGCGCAGCTCGCGCCCGGTTTCGATAAAGTCTTTATTGTTTTTTATAATATCAA
This window contains:
- a CDS encoding DUF3810 domain-containing protein translates to MRYNPATKILLKRIAAILLLTLAVFMLMQWANYPSSVERYYSGGFYIFICSVFHPVLNLFPFSIGDVLYIAVIAYLIYKMVGLFKLLFKKQFKIIGMQLLGLVIGVEVGILAFYLFWGMNYFRPSAAERLNLRDTSFTTADLRAVTKLLIDSANITRARVTHADMAQTNSTIYQTAVQAVKSLSTDSVSFRSYHPDIKPSLLTFLLNYIGTSGYYNPFTSEAQINYQMPVFNRPFVACHEMSHQMGYGAEDEADFAGFIVAVNSRDRLLRYSAYHLAVSEFMYSLGRRDTIAYKELKAGISKNVRHDFKIEHDYWLSYQNKLSAISSVFYDNFLKANNQPGGLETYNRMVLLVMALERKYWVN
- a CDS encoding sugar phosphate isomerase/epimerase family protein; protein product: MKTISRKKFLTTAALATAGIPFGLNAMGKDTTNPLTLNGRGVNNSTPAEKIKVSIFSKHLHWLNYTDMAALAAEMGFDGVDLTVRPDGHVLPENVAIDLPKAVAAVDKAGLKVYSIVTNIKQPDEKHTVDILKAASALGIKYYRTAWFNYNNAISVPENLQVISKQLSGLSALNKQYHIHGAYQNHSGNLFGASIWDLWLALKDLDPAFIGCQYDIRHATTEGADTWATSIQPLIPYIKTTNVKDFYWEKKDGKWEVKSVPLGGGMVDFKKYFGVIKQNNIGGPLSLHCEYDALGGAQDGAKQISISKQAFTAVVQKDLATLRGWLKDNGL
- a CDS encoding DoxX family protein; protein product: MNLVHKIENWGDTHHPKILDFVRIALGVFLLLKGVAFMENTSYLKSLIDSQDVVDLSPLVLMILVYYVTFAHMVGGILIALGILTRLASIIQIPIVLGAVFLTGIFQEPINAMAWPSVTALILLVLFTIIGSGPISLDKYLSE
- a CDS encoding UBP-type zinc finger domain-containing protein gives rise to the protein MTEEEVCGHLAAVTNIKQPREYVCEECVKTHSSWMHLRTCQTCGVTLCCDSSPNTHMTKHFEASNHPVVISAEPGERWLWCYIDEQAIGY